From one Candidatus Methanoplasma termitum genomic stretch:
- a CDS encoding beta strand repeat-containing protein has product MKILSLTVAAALFVILLIGMSSAQSQGGTGYTIDGSPGHTWTDFGTTITLNDGDTLTIAGAAGSPASATTIQIAVNANVTIIGDGTMINNLSIADGADTANHNVNISNLKFTAPGTGYAPKKGILNLTGSNEIDSSTAGCIFSNAAGSVVSITSSSGGTLTLKNNTVSYGAIDGLSLNISGNANVTATNSNVNSLHNATAVYVGGSAPTINMGAGASLTASCPDGRGIYYNSAGNMNITCNGVINLTGNDMGFYCSHDANISGGGAFTATAPGVGIEVDGLLSVSGTTINASSSGVSHGMRSPSNTLTNGAVLNITAGSGYPAVPNSNSFSMGIGTTVKLTNNSLAPENHSFTMVTGTPTGATWALTGGALTGGALTDSTLIVVVTTNTTGTIKLVPPAGFDYSINSTNHTWADTATINLANNDVMTIFSSVSPTASTGIYIAADANVTVIGTPGTTYSNLWIGESSADTTTHTVTLNNLKISVTNTNAYSQWKGKIALIGANELIAVTAGDSGIYSNGDLTIDGAGTLTVQGGGAGILLHTGNLTVNSSVTVSCTDNSGPANGALTLTTAAAFNITGTGSLTTQTAAVSKGSGIVVNPSGATLTISGSLITNIQGSNGSNRGFGIYFYGSGNNTLILNLTNPTTIKSRAYNSPAIYLNGYGNGKITNNGATVTFEGWTGESSAPGISVPGNLTFDGTGNIVVMGGQGISVGGNTVLTINTNVTSTATAPNYYGIDSSNSPGFTITSTNGSTLTATGNGTSYGIHLIPNNILTLSGNVTVNAIGGATGTGLYLSGAGTVKFTDTNQTLNVKNNSGAAETHSFTMIPASGYQWSLTNATAVAPDTLLSSPANISVASGVTGTVKIAVATIFTVSFDTGGAGTISSQTIASGGAVTMPTNPTLSGKIFGGWYKESTFTNLWDFSTDTVTSNITLYAKWLDPVCSIGSTLYATLDDALAAITTNTPTTIKLLADITNFDTSIYDRSITFDLNGKNLVFTDNSSTAALSLYSTVIKYTGTGSIKVVAVNEIGLYALNGSSCELTGIDAGMNAASPIYCDDSTIVVNGDINAGDTDAYVIYEINGSDITVNGNITALDAIDVEDSTIVINGDIYTSTYWAIQCYSSTATVNGNITGDGLSSASGYTASVSAVYADNSVVTVTGDVSMAGDSNFGIHAENASTVTVTGNVSVTGNVSAAIGSLSIGINAGGTGTTVTVTGNVSATGNDGLGLYAYDGAAVNVTGNVDSYRDGIYAENTGTSVTVTGDITSSNGNGVYAIDGPAVTVNGNVNAYSSGIDAENTGTSVTVTGDITSSNGYGVYANYGAAVTVIGDLNAYDQGIYAVNTGTTVTVTGSVTSTDDGIDALDGAAVTVTGNVDAAGHGINAGDAGTTVTVTGSVTATSYGINAYDGAAVTVTGDVNADSAGTEATGAGTTVTVTGKITSQDEGIYAGDGAQVTLNGDLMASAVGILAMHAGAKVTVTGNVDVDYASNSSWPTGGVYASDGAEILVNGNITVNDTTGTYAGIAAYTGGTVTVNSKLTASGDFIDVDGTIKAATDKEATTTKTGYDTYTNGTSTVWIASAPIAPTITGPTSMTLTAGYAATSTAPYTITGTVPLTVTKTSGDAKITWNGTTKSLDIAAGLNAGTYPVVLKVSNASPTTATITFKLTVKAGGGGGTGGGTITILSVTVDPPTADVQKGASKQFSATVSGIGGYPSQIVRWSVSGNNSTETTISSSGVLNVAANETAATLTITAASVDKSTIYGTATVSVKAASGGTTYTGQTNTYDGSGDSAFTINADSSKFLRLMYNGSVVPSEKYTVAGGSGSTVVTLKESYVKTFDPGTYHFTAIFSDGGTSDLKLTVNGDEGSPGGGSNTLLWVAIIIVIIVIIALIAFLLYRRSHAS; this is encoded by the coding sequence ATGAAAATTTTATCTCTGACGGTTGCAGCGGCTCTTTTTGTCATCCTTCTTATTGGGATGTCGTCCGCGCAGTCACAAGGGGGGACGGGCTATACCATAGACGGAAGCCCCGGGCACACATGGACTGATTTCGGAACAACAATAACACTGAACGATGGCGATACGCTGACCATCGCGGGCGCAGCGGGGTCGCCCGCATCTGCGACAACTATACAGATCGCCGTCAACGCTAATGTTACGATCATCGGCGACGGCACAATGATCAATAATCTGTCTATCGCGGACGGTGCGGACACAGCGAACCATAACGTTAACATCAGCAATTTGAAATTCACTGCTCCAGGGACCGGTTACGCTCCGAAAAAAGGCATACTGAACCTGACAGGAAGCAACGAGATCGACAGTAGCACAGCCGGCTGCATATTCTCCAATGCGGCAGGATCTGTTGTGTCCATCACATCGTCAAGCGGCGGTACGCTGACACTGAAAAACAACACGGTCTCATACGGCGCGATAGATGGGCTTTCTCTGAATATATCTGGGAATGCGAATGTCACTGCCACAAACTCAAATGTAAACTCACTTCACAATGCCACTGCAGTCTACGTAGGCGGTTCGGCACCCACCATCAATATGGGCGCCGGGGCATCGCTGACAGCCAGCTGCCCAGACGGCAGAGGGATCTATTATAATTCGGCTGGTAATATGAATATAACCTGCAACGGAGTCATCAATCTCACGGGTAACGATATGGGATTCTATTGCTCACACGATGCGAACATTTCGGGCGGAGGGGCGTTCACCGCTACGGCACCCGGTGTCGGCATCGAAGTAGACGGTTTGCTTTCCGTGAGCGGAACGACGATCAACGCCAGCAGCAGCGGTGTCAGCCATGGTATGAGGTCGCCATCCAATACCCTCACCAACGGTGCCGTGCTTAATATTACGGCCGGCAGCGGATATCCCGCAGTCCCCAACAGCAACAGCTTCAGCATGGGAATAGGCACGACCGTCAAACTGACGAACAACTCGTTAGCGCCTGAGAACCATTCGTTCACTATGGTGACCGGAACTCCGACGGGAGCCACATGGGCGCTCACCGGCGGCGCCTTAACGGGCGGCGCACTGACGGATTCTACGTTAATTGTCGTAGTGACGACAAACACGACAGGCACGATAAAGCTGGTCCCGCCGGCGGGCTTTGATTATTCGATCAACAGCACGAACCACACCTGGGCCGACACCGCAACGATCAACCTTGCGAACAACGATGTCATGACCATCTTCTCGTCCGTAAGCCCGACGGCATCGACGGGAATCTATATCGCCGCTGATGCAAACGTTACCGTCATCGGCACACCGGGCACGACATACTCCAACTTATGGATCGGGGAAAGTTCGGCTGACACAACAACTCATACAGTGACTCTGAATAACCTGAAGATCAGTGTGACGAATACTAATGCTTATAGTCAGTGGAAAGGCAAAATCGCTCTGATCGGCGCCAATGAACTGATCGCGGTGACCGCAGGTGATTCCGGGATCTATTCGAACGGCGACCTTACGATCGACGGCGCAGGCACACTTACGGTTCAGGGCGGCGGCGCAGGCATCTTACTTCACACCGGGAACCTGACAGTCAACTCCTCGGTGACAGTCAGCTGCACCGATAACAGCGGCCCCGCTAACGGCGCCTTAACGCTGACCACAGCAGCAGCATTCAACATCACCGGGACCGGCAGCCTCACCACGCAGACCGCCGCAGTTTCGAAAGGCAGCGGTATCGTTGTTAATCCGTCCGGGGCGACCCTTACCATCTCGGGGTCGCTTATCACGAATATACAAGGCTCAAACGGCAGCAATCGCGGTTTCGGCATATATTTCTACGGCTCCGGCAACAACACGTTGATCCTTAACCTTACTAACCCGACAACGATAAAGAGCAGGGCATACAACAGCCCGGCAATTTATCTAAATGGATACGGAAACGGAAAGATCACTAACAACGGAGCGACAGTAACATTCGAGGGCTGGACCGGAGAGTCCAGCGCGCCCGGTATCAGCGTACCAGGCAATCTTACGTTTGACGGTACAGGCAACATCGTTGTGATGGGAGGACAAGGGATCTCTGTCGGAGGCAACACCGTACTCACGATCAACACCAACGTCACCTCCACTGCCACTGCCCCCAACTATTATGGCATTGACTCATCGAACAGTCCTGGCTTCACGATCACCAGCACGAACGGCAGCACGCTTACCGCCACCGGTAACGGCACAAGTTATGGGATACATCTCATTCCCAACAACATCCTCACTCTGAGCGGTAATGTGACGGTCAACGCGATCGGCGGCGCAACCGGCACCGGTCTCTATCTCAGCGGCGCCGGCACCGTCAAATTCACAGATACCAACCAGACGCTGAACGTAAAGAACAACAGCGGCGCGGCGGAAACGCACAGCTTCACCATGATCCCCGCAAGCGGTTATCAGTGGTCGCTGACGAATGCGACCGCCGTTGCTCCGGACACGTTACTGTCCAGCCCGGCGAACATCAGTGTCGCAAGCGGTGTGACAGGCACAGTTAAAATTGCGGTCGCCACCATTTTCACGGTGTCATTCGACACCGGCGGTGCAGGCACGATCTCGTCGCAGACGATCGCTTCCGGCGGCGCGGTGACGATGCCGACAAACCCCACCCTAAGCGGCAAGATATTCGGCGGATGGTACAAGGAATCGACATTCACCAACCTGTGGGACTTCTCCACGGACACAGTTACATCGAACATCACGCTTTACGCGAAGTGGTTGGACCCGGTATGCTCTATCGGTTCAACCCTGTACGCTACGCTCGACGATGCGTTGGCCGCGATAACGACCAACACTCCCACGACCATCAAGCTGCTGGCTGACATAACCAATTTCGACACAAGCATATATGACAGGAGCATCACCTTCGACCTTAACGGGAAGAATCTGGTGTTCACAGACAACTCCAGCACCGCAGCGCTCTCTCTTTACAGTACCGTCATCAAATACACGGGCACGGGATCGATCAAGGTCGTTGCCGTCAACGAAATAGGATTGTATGCGTTGAACGGCAGTTCATGCGAACTCACCGGAATAGATGCTGGTATGAATGCGGCGAGCCCGATATACTGTGACGATTCGACGATTGTAGTGAACGGCGATATAAACGCCGGCGACACCGATGCATATGTTATCTATGAGATCAACGGCTCCGACATCACCGTGAACGGCAACATAACCGCACTTGACGCGATAGATGTGGAGGACAGCACCATCGTCATCAACGGCGACATATACACAAGCACATACTGGGCGATCCAATGCTATAGCTCGACAGCCACCGTGAACGGTAACATCACAGGGGATGGGCTGAGTTCCGCTAGTGGATACACGGCGAGTGTCAGCGCGGTCTATGCCGACAACTCCGTCGTCACCGTAACGGGCGATGTAAGCATGGCAGGCGATAGCAACTTCGGCATCCATGCCGAGAACGCATCCACCGTCACTGTCACGGGTAACGTGTCCGTCACCGGCAATGTATCCGCTGCCATCGGCTCGCTAAGCATTGGCATCAATGCCGGTGGCACAGGCACCACCGTCACTGTCACGGGTAACGTATCCGCCACCGGCAATGACGGCTTAGGCCTCTATGCATACGACGGCGCGGCCGTAAACGTCACCGGCAATGTGGATTCCTACCGTGATGGAATCTATGCCGAGAACACAGGCACATCTGTAACGGTAACCGGCGACATAACCTCAAGTAACGGCAACGGTGTCTATGCAATCGACGGCCCAGCAGTAACGGTCAACGGTAACGTGAACGCCTACTCTAGTGGAATTGATGCCGAGAACACAGGCACATCCGTAACGGTAACCGGCGACATAACCTCAAGTAACGGCTACGGTGTCTATGCAAACTACGGCGCGGCCGTAACGGTCATCGGCGATCTGAACGCATATGACCAAGGGATATATGCCGTGAACACAGGCACTACCGTAACGGTCACGGGCAGCGTGACATCGACGGACGACGGCATCGATGCTCTTGACGGCGCAGCCGTAACGGTCACCGGCAACGTGGATGCAGCTGGCCATGGAATCAATGCCGGAGACGCGGGCACTACGGTCACTGTCACAGGCAGCGTGACAGCGACGTCCTACGGCATCAACGCATACGACGGCGCAGCAGTAACGGTCACTGGCGATGTGAACGCAGATTCCGCAGGGACAGAGGCCACTGGCGCAGGCACCACCGTAACGGTCACAGGCAAAATAACATCGCAGGACGAAGGGATCTACGCAGGTGATGGTGCACAGGTCACTCTGAACGGGGATTTAATGGCTTCTGCAGTGGGCATACTCGCAATGCACGCAGGCGCGAAAGTGACAGTGACCGGGAACGTTGATGTTGATTACGCTTCTAATTCATCTTGGCCGACCGGAGGCGTGTATGCGAGCGACGGAGCGGAGATACTTGTGAACGGCAACATAACCGTGAACGACACAACCGGCACATATGCGGGTATCGCAGCTTACACCGGAGGAACGGTCACCGTTAACAGCAAGCTCACCGCAAGCGGCGACTTCATCGACGTTGATGGAACGATCAAGGCGGCGACCGATAAGGAAGCGACCACCACCAAGACGGGCTACGACACGTACACCAACGGAACATCAACGGTATGGATCGCATCCGCTCCCATAGCTCCGACCATAACCGGTCCGACATCGATGACGTTGACGGCCGGATACGCCGCAACATCGACGGCACCCTACACCATAACGGGAACAGTGCCCTTGACGGTCACCAAGACCAGCGGTGACGCTAAGATAACCTGGAACGGCACCACAAAGTCGCTTGACATCGCCGCGGGACTCAATGCGGGAACATATCCTGTTGTCCTGAAGGTAAGCAACGCCTCTCCGACGACCGCAACGATAACCTTCAAGCTGACGGTCAAAGCCGGGGGCGGAGGCGGGACAGGCGGAGGAACGATCACGATATTATCCGTAACGGTGGATCCGCCGACCGCAGATGTTCAGAAGGGCGCTTCGAAACAATTCAGCGCAACCGTTTCCGGAATCGGCGGCTACCCGTCGCAGATCGTTAGATGGTCCGTATCAGGGAACAACAGCACAGAGACGACGATATCTTCTTCCGGAGTATTGAACGTGGCTGCGAATGAGACCGCAGCGACCCTGACGATAACGGCCGCGTCTGTGGATAAAAGCACAATATACGGAACAGCGACGGTTAGTGTCAAGGCAGCCTCTGGCGGCACAACCTACACTGGCCAGACGAATACGTACGACGGCAGCGGGGACAGCGCGTTCACGATAAATGCCGACAGCAGTAAGTTCCTGCGTCTGATGTACAACGGAAGCGTAGTCCCATCCGAAAAATACACAGTCGCAGGCGGCAGCGGCAGCACGGTCGTCACACTGAAGGAAAGCTACGTGAAGACCTTCGATCCCGGAACATATCACTTCACAGCGATATTCTCGGACGGAGGAACATCCGATCTTAAGCTGACGGTCAACGGTGATGAGGGCAGCCCCGGCGGAGGAAGCAACACCCTTCTCTGGGTGGCGATCATCATCGTCATCATCGTGATAATCGCGCTGATAGCGTTCCTGTTGTACCGGAGGTCTCACGCGTCGTAA
- a CDS encoding archaeosine biosynthesis radical SAM protein RaSEA produces the protein MKEKRSPANLEASWKEKDLVSGKVSDAMVMIMRTSGCCWAKTGGCTMCGYRQASLNVVTEDDLNKQIDEALLKYKGEPFVKIYTSGSFLDEKEIPIPIRERILKEFSGCERILFESRPEFVKKDVLATLPKTATIALGLESSDPDILKISINKGFTPEDSRRAGLLIKEAGLKVRTYLLLKPPFLTESAAIEDAVRSVKFADEFSDEISINPLNVQRGTYAERLWRAGELRAPWIWSLAEVLRRSSGNVNARLMSSPSGGGTSRGVHNCGNCDKEMLDSIERFSFSQNIKDLNTKCACVKDWQTYLDSERILGTAADLERGFDNDLALGRERDG, from the coding sequence ATGAAGGAAAAAAGATCGCCCGCCAATCTTGAGGCATCATGGAAAGAGAAAGATCTCGTTTCCGGCAAAGTATCCGATGCGATGGTAATGATAATGCGCACAAGCGGCTGCTGCTGGGCAAAGACCGGCGGATGCACAATGTGCGGATACAGGCAAGCTTCTCTCAACGTCGTGACAGAGGACGATCTCAACAAACAGATCGATGAAGCATTATTGAAATACAAAGGGGAGCCGTTCGTCAAGATATACACTTCCGGAAGCTTCCTCGATGAGAAAGAGATCCCGATCCCCATAAGGGAGAGGATATTGAAGGAGTTCTCAGGCTGCGAAAGGATACTGTTCGAGAGCCGTCCGGAGTTCGTAAAGAAGGATGTCCTGGCGACGCTGCCGAAGACCGCAACCATCGCTCTGGGTCTTGAGAGTTCAGACCCCGACATCCTCAAGATCTCGATAAACAAAGGATTCACTCCCGAGGACAGCAGAAGAGCCGGTCTGCTCATCAAAGAAGCGGGGTTGAAGGTCAGAACGTATCTCTTGCTCAAACCGCCGTTCCTGACGGAGTCCGCGGCGATAGAGGATGCCGTCCGTTCCGTAAAGTTCGCAGATGAATTCTCGGATGAGATTTCCATAAACCCGCTCAACGTTCAGCGCGGGACGTATGCGGAGAGGCTCTGGAGGGCCGGAGAGCTCAGGGCGCCGTGGATATGGTCCCTCGCAGAGGTCCTCAGGAGATCGTCCGGCAATGTCAATGCGAGGCTCATGTCGTCACCTTCGGGAGGAGGGACGTCAAGGGGGGTGCACAACTGCGGGAACTGCGACAAAGAGATGCTCGATTCGATCGAGAGATTCTCATTCTCGCAGAACATAAAGGATCTCAACACAAAATGCGCCTGCGTAAAAGATTGGCAAACGTATTTGGATTCGGAAAGGATATTAGGTACAGCGGCGGACCTGGAAAGAGGGTTCGACAACGACCTTGCGTTAGGAAGGGAAAGAGATGGTTGA
- a CDS encoding DUF5611 family protein yields the protein MVEYDVKKGWLKNIEGDLLEKMMKEIFGNVSKKGGALVSSYGVLETITVKLVGKDKLDVVTANKDGAMSDADILDSKRTLNKFVERATGFDTKARMKRAQAKAKEGKL from the coding sequence ATGGTTGAGTACGACGTTAAGAAAGGCTGGCTGAAGAACATAGAAGGGGATCTCCTCGAGAAGATGATGAAGGAGATATTCGGTAATGTATCGAAGAAGGGAGGAGCACTCGTATCTTCGTACGGTGTGCTGGAGACCATTACCGTAAAGCTCGTCGGCAAGGACAAGCTTGATGTCGTCACTGCAAACAAGGACGGAGCGATGTCCGATGCCGACATACTCGACAGCAAGAGAACGCTGAACAAATTCGTCGAGAGAGCGACGGGATTCGACACCAAGGCGCGCATGAAGAGGGCTCAGGCAAAGGCCAAAGAAGGCAAACTCTGA